Proteins from a genomic interval of Pseudomonas anuradhapurensis:
- a CDS encoding histidine phosphatase family protein: MGNLYLIRHGQASFGAEDYDVLSPVGVRQSQALGEHLAQLGVRLDRCVAGNLRRQQDTARLALEALHASGCPVPAVETDAAFNEFDADGVIRALLPGLLPDEPDALHILRNAAQHRSEFQRLFALMVQRWYEGEHADDGLETWQAFTTRVRDGLHRVLDGAAGSENIAIFTSGGTIAALLHLVTRITPGQAFALNWQIINTSLSQLKFRGRDVALASFNSQAHVQLLKAPELVTYR; the protein is encoded by the coding sequence CTACCTGATCCGACATGGCCAAGCCTCCTTCGGCGCCGAAGACTACGACGTCCTCTCGCCGGTGGGCGTGCGCCAAAGCCAGGCCCTGGGCGAACACCTGGCCCAGCTCGGCGTGCGCCTGGACCGCTGCGTGGCAGGCAACCTGCGCCGCCAGCAGGATACCGCGCGCCTGGCACTGGAGGCTCTGCACGCCAGTGGCTGCCCGGTGCCGGCTGTTGAGACCGATGCCGCGTTCAATGAGTTCGATGCCGACGGCGTGATCCGCGCCTTGCTACCCGGGCTGCTGCCGGACGAGCCTGATGCCCTGCACATCCTGCGTAATGCTGCACAGCATCGCAGCGAATTCCAGCGCCTGTTCGCACTGATGGTACAGCGTTGGTACGAGGGCGAGCATGCCGACGATGGCCTGGAAACCTGGCAGGCCTTCACTACGCGGGTGCGCGATGGCCTGCACCGCGTACTTGATGGCGCCGCCGGCAGCGAGAATATCGCCATCTTCACCTCGGGCGGCACCATTGCCGCCCTGCTCCACCTGGTTACCCGTATTACCCCCGGCCAGGCGTTCGCGCTGAACTGGCAGATCATCAACACGTCGCTCAGCCAGCTGAAGTTCCGCGGCCGCGACGTGGCACTGGCTTCCTTCAACAGCCAGGCCCATGTGCAGCTGTTGAAGGCGCCGGAGCTTGTCACCTATCGATGA
- a CDS encoding SCP2 sterol-binding domain-containing protein, whose protein sequence is MTSVADAVKKMQEKFNPSAAAGLDLVFGFNITDEDKHYALIVKDGTCDLQEGENPDANCTLVMDSETLKGIVSGETDGMQAFMSGKLRVEGDMMLSMKLSELFPS, encoded by the coding sequence ATGACCTCCGTAGCTGATGCCGTCAAAAAGATGCAAGAGAAGTTCAACCCATCCGCTGCCGCCGGCCTGGACCTGGTGTTCGGCTTCAACATCACCGACGAAGACAAGCACTACGCGCTGATCGTCAAGGACGGCACTTGCGACCTGCAGGAAGGCGAAAACCCGGATGCCAACTGCACGCTGGTGATGGACAGCGAAACCCTCAAGGGTATCGTCAGCGGCGAAACCGACGGCATGCAGGCGTTCATGAGCGGCAAGCTGCGCGTTGAAGGCGACATGATGCTGTCGATGAAGCTCAGCGAGCTGTTCCCGTCCTGA
- a CDS encoding phosphotransferase family protein: MTLTDQSTQVRPGEELDAAVIDPYLKANIPGLDGLPRITQFPGGASNLTYLVSYPDRDFVLRRPPFGQKAKSAHDMGREFRILNQLNSGFPYCPKAYVHCTDISLIGGEFYVMERVNGIILRSDIPAELDLDAPRTEALCKSFIDRLVELHQVDYNACGLADLGKPQGYVQRQIEGWTSRYEKALTPDAPRWEQVTAWLREKMPADHPRAAIVHNDYRFDNVILDAANPMRIIGVLDWEMATLGDPLMDLGNSLAYWIEAEDPAPVQLMRRQPSNAPGMLSRRQFVDYYAERAGIRLDNFDFYYCYGLFRLAGIVQQIYYRYYHGQTQDKRFAQFIHMNRLLEHMTLQVIAKSSL; the protein is encoded by the coding sequence ATGACGCTCACCGACCAGTCCACCCAGGTACGCCCCGGCGAAGAACTCGATGCAGCCGTCATCGACCCTTACCTCAAGGCCAATATTCCCGGCTTGGACGGCCTGCCGCGCATCACCCAGTTCCCCGGCGGCGCTTCCAACCTCACCTACCTGGTCAGCTACCCGGACCGCGACTTCGTGCTGCGCCGCCCGCCGTTCGGCCAGAAGGCCAAGTCGGCCCACGACATGGGCCGCGAATTTCGTATCCTCAACCAACTGAACAGCGGCTTCCCGTACTGCCCCAAGGCCTATGTGCACTGCACCGACATCAGCCTGATTGGCGGCGAGTTCTACGTCATGGAGCGGGTCAACGGCATCATCCTGCGCTCGGACATCCCGGCCGAACTGGACCTCGATGCCCCGCGCACCGAGGCCCTGTGCAAAAGCTTCATCGACCGCCTGGTGGAGCTGCACCAGGTGGACTACAACGCCTGCGGCCTGGCCGACCTCGGCAAGCCACAAGGCTATGTACAGCGCCAGATCGAAGGCTGGACCAGCCGCTACGAAAAAGCCCTGACCCCGGATGCCCCGCGCTGGGAACAGGTAACCGCCTGGCTGCGCGAAAAGATGCCTGCCGACCACCCGCGCGCGGCCATCGTGCACAACGACTACCGTTTCGACAACGTGATCCTCGATGCCGCCAACCCCATGCGCATCATCGGTGTGCTGGACTGGGAAATGGCCACCCTCGGCGACCCGTTGATGGACCTGGGTAACAGCCTGGCCTACTGGATCGAGGCCGAGGACCCGGCGCCGGTGCAGCTGATGCGCCGCCAACCCAGTAACGCACCGGGCATGCTCAGCCGTCGCCAGTTCGTCGACTACTATGCCGAGCGCGCCGGCATCCGCCTGGACAACTTCGATTTCTACTATTGCTATGGCCTGTTCCGCCTGGCTGGCATCGTCCAGCAGATCTATTACCGCTATTACCACGGCCAGACCCAGGACAAGCGTTTCGCCCAGTTCATCCACATGAACCGCCTGCTGGAGCACATGACCCTGCAGGTCATTGCCAAGTCCAGCCTCTGA